Proteins co-encoded in one Tautonia rosea genomic window:
- a CDS encoding glycoside hydrolase family 64 protein, with product MPNHRRRNPLSLRPNPSCEALEARTLLSTVPALFHRFGAIEAPQQRSSVPLPLGTDRVDPGPSDRIVYQIEVKPLDDSPLIPGQVQIRRGSGPAVVPHQIRSGETITAFVALRPGNFSLSVAGRGESTGAFIVSVGLAGDISGDFDVDPEDFLQAADAFRSQLSPGASQATSAATRTQLLRTGLMALRNQGAEATPFVTFRFDNLTAPGRDPHGTPAYTNASIHVAITAQNASGTFVRVDPSGSTTAMALGDNTAPGHITKNSIDYSNYFHTIDQFASGWDVPYQLQGARLWIGMGSPLYLKVTPDAAGNIGFAGPDFGNPTDPNLNLYVDWIEFSTMNSGFNGNTTQVDQFGVPLTLTLSQTGQSDQTVGLETSRSTLFQKYAQDVDPAFQSLRTAQAPYRILAPKHGIYSQANNPTYFDTYIYTVWTSFQTTTWEFQNVLGTFTGTVSPQTQVLTLHPKGNPQGPSYTIQKPKTWEIFAAAGNMATGNAIEKAIQAQIVAGFTRHVAANNPAINVPPFTQTSSFYAQSPANFYAQFWHEYGLDGLAYGFDYDDVYGQNPTVTGSSSLSPRVTVNLGWD from the coding sequence ATGCCGAACCACCGCCGTCGGAACCCGTTGTCGTTGCGTCCCAACCCCTCCTGCGAGGCCCTCGAAGCCCGCACCTTGCTCAGTACCGTCCCCGCCCTTTTCCACCGATTTGGAGCGATCGAGGCTCCCCAGCAGCGTTCCTCGGTCCCCTTACCGCTCGGCACCGATCGGGTCGATCCCGGCCCTTCCGATCGGATCGTCTACCAGATCGAGGTCAAACCGCTCGATGACAGCCCCTTGATCCCCGGCCAGGTCCAGATTCGCCGAGGCTCCGGCCCTGCGGTCGTCCCCCACCAGATTCGATCCGGAGAGACCATCACAGCCTTCGTGGCCCTTCGGCCGGGAAACTTCTCCCTCTCCGTTGCCGGCCGGGGCGAATCAACCGGGGCCTTCATCGTTTCGGTCGGCCTCGCCGGCGACATCTCCGGCGATTTCGACGTCGATCCCGAGGACTTCCTGCAGGCCGCCGACGCCTTCCGATCTCAACTCAGCCCCGGCGCCTCCCAGGCCACCTCCGCCGCCACCCGCACTCAACTCCTGCGAACGGGCCTGATGGCCCTGCGCAATCAGGGTGCCGAGGCCACCCCCTTCGTGACCTTCCGCTTCGACAATCTCACCGCTCCCGGCCGCGATCCCCACGGCACACCCGCCTACACCAATGCGTCGATCCACGTCGCCATCACCGCTCAGAACGCCTCCGGAACGTTCGTCCGGGTCGATCCGAGTGGCTCCACCACCGCGATGGCACTCGGCGACAACACCGCGCCGGGGCACATCACGAAGAACTCCATCGACTACTCGAACTATTTCCATACGATCGACCAGTTCGCCTCCGGCTGGGACGTTCCCTACCAGCTCCAGGGCGCTCGGCTCTGGATCGGCATGGGCAGTCCCCTCTATCTGAAGGTCACCCCCGACGCCGCCGGCAACATCGGGTTCGCCGGGCCCGACTTCGGCAACCCGACCGACCCGAACCTCAACCTGTACGTTGACTGGATCGAGTTCTCCACCATGAATTCCGGGTTTAATGGTAACACCACCCAGGTCGACCAGTTCGGCGTCCCCTTGACGCTCACCCTCTCGCAGACCGGCCAGTCCGACCAGACCGTCGGGCTCGAAACCAGCCGATCCACCCTCTTCCAGAAGTACGCTCAGGACGTGGATCCCGCCTTCCAGTCCTTGCGAACGGCCCAGGCCCCCTACCGCATCCTCGCGCCAAAGCACGGCATCTATTCCCAGGCGAACAATCCCACCTATTTCGACACCTATATCTACACCGTCTGGACCTCCTTCCAGACCACCACCTGGGAGTTCCAGAACGTCCTCGGCACCTTCACCGGCACCGTTTCTCCCCAGACCCAGGTCCTGACCCTTCACCCCAAGGGCAACCCCCAAGGGCCGTCCTACACCATCCAGAAGCCCAAGACCTGGGAGATTTTCGCCGCCGCCGGCAACATGGCCACCGGCAACGCCATCGAGAAGGCCATCCAGGCCCAGATCGTCGCCGGCTTTACCCGCCACGTCGCGGCCAACAACCCCGCGATCAACGTCCCCCCCTTCACCCAGACTTCCTCCTTCTACGCCCAATCCCCCGCCAACTTCTACGCCCAGTTCTGGCACGAATACGGCCTCGACGGCCTCGCCTACGGCTTCGACTACGACGACGTCTACGGCCAGAACCCCACCGTCACCGGCTCCTCCTCCCTCTCCCCCCGGGTCACCGTCAACCTCGGCTGGGATTGA
- the ubiE gene encoding bifunctional demethylmenaquinone methyltransferase/2-methoxy-6-polyprenyl-1,4-benzoquinol methylase UbiE has protein sequence MATQTDPEAVSAPEIDKSGHRVRSMFASIAGKYDLLNHLLSLNIDTLWRRFTVKMVPPEPGVPVLDCCTGTADLALAYDKAAEGKTPVVGSDFCREMLLIGNVKAKKRGAEERVTLIEGDTQRLPFPSDGFGVVTVAFGLRNVSDTSKGLDEMIRVARPGGKVAILEFSRPRGPVLGRAYLTFFKHILPKVGQTIAPNQYNAYKYLPETVMQFPDGQEMLDLMASRGLTETVQHPLTFGIATLYVGTKPAAGAES, from the coding sequence GTGGCCACTCAGACCGATCCGGAAGCGGTGTCTGCCCCTGAAATTGACAAGTCGGGGCATCGAGTACGCTCGATGTTCGCGTCGATCGCGGGGAAGTACGACCTGCTGAATCACCTGTTGAGCCTGAACATCGACACGCTCTGGAGGCGGTTTACCGTCAAGATGGTGCCGCCGGAACCGGGGGTGCCGGTGCTCGATTGCTGCACGGGGACGGCGGACCTGGCGCTGGCGTACGACAAGGCGGCGGAGGGGAAAACACCGGTCGTGGGGTCGGATTTTTGCCGGGAAATGCTGCTGATCGGGAACGTGAAGGCGAAGAAGCGAGGGGCCGAGGAGCGGGTGACACTCATTGAAGGAGACACCCAGCGGTTGCCGTTCCCGAGCGATGGATTCGGCGTGGTGACGGTGGCGTTTGGGCTCAGGAACGTGAGCGATACGTCCAAAGGGCTAGATGAGATGATCCGGGTCGCGAGGCCGGGGGGGAAGGTGGCGATCCTGGAGTTTTCGAGGCCGAGGGGGCCGGTGCTGGGGCGGGCGTATCTGACCTTCTTCAAGCATATTCTGCCGAAGGTGGGGCAGACGATCGCGCCGAATCAGTACAACGCGTACAAATATCTTCCTGAAACAGTGATGCAGTTCCCCGACGGTCAGGAGATGCTCGATTTGATGGCGTCGCGGGGGTTGACCGAGACGGTGCAGCATCCGTTGACGTTCGGGATCGCGACCCTTTACGTGGGGACGAAGCCGGCGGCGGGAGCGGAGTCGTGA